In Schaalia sp. JY-X169, the following are encoded in one genomic region:
- a CDS encoding polysaccharide biosynthesis tyrosine autokinase: protein MELQDYLRIFRKNWVLILVSTLIITGAAAAWSMIQTPKYQATSQLYVSVRTGDASVGDLSQGTNFVRSAVTSYVDVVGTAIVMDQVSEELGGALSPTELASAVSASSPTNTVLINISATDSDPEQAALVANTTSAVFADVVTNQLERPSEGAPARVQVDVVQPAQVPGGAISPNVTRNLALGFMLGLMLGLGLAVLRSVLDTKIRTRQDVASITDDPVLGRIVFDPDSTTRPLLVQDDPTSPRAEAFRAFRTNLQFLKVDGNPRSFVFTSAGPSEGKSTTAANLAIAIAQAGSTVCLVDGDLRKPRVADLMGVEGAVGVTDILIGRVTLAEALQGWGQPNLVVLPAGHRPPNPSELLGSQEMGDLISNLKAQFDYVIVDAPPVLVVTDAALIAKDVGGALMVTAVGEARKDALGDALGTMERIDARVLGIVMTKVPTKGDDSYVYYGSTYYGSPAHEMVAQSRKGTGARWRKPGATEPGGAGTVVGTRRSK, encoded by the coding sequence TTGGAACTTCAGGACTACCTGAGAATATTCCGTAAGAACTGGGTGTTGATCCTAGTGTCGACCCTCATCATCACGGGCGCCGCGGCAGCGTGGTCCATGATCCAAACCCCCAAGTATCAGGCCACCTCACAACTGTACGTGTCGGTGCGGACGGGTGACGCATCCGTGGGGGACCTCAGCCAAGGCACAAACTTTGTACGTTCAGCAGTGACAAGCTACGTGGATGTGGTTGGCACAGCGATCGTCATGGATCAGGTGTCAGAGGAACTTGGCGGTGCACTATCTCCGACTGAACTGGCGTCAGCGGTGTCTGCGTCCTCTCCAACGAACACCGTCCTCATCAACATCTCTGCGACAGATTCCGATCCGGAGCAGGCAGCTTTGGTTGCAAACACCACAAGCGCAGTCTTTGCCGACGTGGTGACCAACCAGTTGGAACGTCCCAGTGAGGGTGCTCCTGCGCGGGTTCAAGTTGATGTGGTGCAGCCTGCTCAGGTTCCCGGAGGAGCGATCAGCCCCAATGTGACGCGGAATCTTGCCTTGGGATTCATGCTGGGCCTGATGCTCGGTCTGGGGCTTGCAGTTTTGCGTTCCGTACTCGATACAAAGATTCGCACCCGTCAGGACGTCGCGTCGATTACGGATGACCCGGTCCTGGGTCGCATCGTTTTCGACCCTGATTCCACGACGCGGCCCCTGCTGGTACAAGACGATCCCACCAGTCCGAGGGCGGAGGCATTCCGCGCATTCCGCACCAACTTGCAGTTCCTCAAGGTTGACGGCAACCCGCGCAGCTTCGTGTTCACCTCCGCTGGACCGAGCGAGGGTAAGTCGACAACTGCCGCAAACCTAGCCATCGCGATTGCACAAGCCGGGTCAACAGTGTGCCTGGTGGACGGGGACCTACGTAAACCACGTGTTGCAGACCTGATGGGTGTCGAGGGCGCGGTTGGTGTTACCGACATCCTTATTGGCCGCGTCACCCTCGCTGAAGCACTGCAAGGATGGGGTCAGCCCAACCTGGTTGTTCTCCCGGCCGGGCACCGCCCGCCAAACCCCTCGGAGCTGCTTGGCTCCCAGGAAATGGGGGACCTGATCTCAAACCTCAAAGCACAGTTTGACTACGTCATTGTTGACGCGCCGCCCGTGTTGGTTGTTACTGACGCAGCACTGATCGCCAAGGATGTTGGCGGGGCGCTGATGGTGACGGCCGTGGGTGAGGCTCGTAAGGATGCGCTGGGTGATGCGCTGGGCACGATGGAACGCATCGACGCTCGCGTCCTCGGAATCGTCATGACCAAGGTGCCAACCAAGGGTGATGACTCATACGTCTATTACGGCTCCACTTACTATGGCTCACCGGCCCATGAAATGGTCGCGCAGTCGCGAAAAGGAACGGGTGCGCGGTGGCGGAAGCCAGGCGCTACAGAGCCTGGCGGCGCTGGTACCGTAGTCGGGACTCGTCGGAGCAAGTAG
- a CDS encoding DUF1801 domain-containing protein → MAQKAPAMVPSDMSVEDVADRARGPRRAEVDDLIAMHQQITGEEPRVWAGRIIGFGEYEYHYPSGHGGTAPLLAFAPGPSNHTIYLVSGFAERWPELLAALGPHRASKACLYITRLEKVDREVLRELLEQSLRVTMQEAERP, encoded by the coding sequence ATGGCACAGAAAGCACCTGCAATGGTTCCCTCCGACATGTCTGTTGAGGATGTGGCCGACCGGGCTAGGGGCCCCCGACGTGCCGAGGTCGATGATTTGATAGCCATGCACCAACAGATCACCGGCGAAGAGCCCCGGGTTTGGGCTGGGCGCATCATTGGCTTCGGTGAGTACGAATACCACTACCCCAGCGGTCATGGCGGCACCGCTCCCCTGCTGGCATTCGCGCCCGGGCCCAGCAACCACACCATCTACCTAGTCAGCGGGTTCGCAGAGCGGTGGCCGGAGCTCCTTGCCGCCCTCGGCCCCCACAGGGCGAGCAAAGCCTGCCTGTACATCACGCGTCTCGAAAAGGTCGATCGGGAGGTTTTGCGGGAGCTCCTAGAGCAGTCGCTGCGGGTGACAATGCAGGAAGCGGAACGCCCTTAA
- a CDS encoding sugar O-acetyltransferase yields MSDIEIMLSGLPYDPTMPGLVEQQTAALERLYDYNATRPSEGALREELLQQMFASIGTGCYIEPPLHANWGGANVHLGNSIYANFGLTLVDDGEIFVGDHVMFGPNVVIATAGHPVTPEPRSRGIQFNLPVHIGRNVWLGASACIMPGVTIGDNTVIGAGSVVTADIPANVVAVGNPCRVLREISDRDKEFYWRDRRFPDSDGA; encoded by the coding sequence ATGAGCGACATTGAAATCATGCTTTCTGGCTTGCCTTACGACCCGACCATGCCGGGGCTAGTCGAACAACAGACGGCGGCACTTGAGCGCCTCTACGACTACAACGCCACGCGACCCAGTGAAGGCGCGCTTCGCGAAGAGCTCCTTCAGCAAATGTTCGCGAGCATCGGCACTGGTTGCTACATCGAGCCGCCCTTGCACGCGAACTGGGGCGGAGCGAATGTTCACCTGGGCAACTCGATTTATGCCAACTTCGGGTTGACTCTTGTGGACGATGGGGAGATCTTTGTCGGCGACCACGTCATGTTTGGCCCGAACGTTGTGATCGCCACTGCGGGGCACCCGGTGACGCCAGAGCCACGGAGTCGCGGCATTCAGTTTAACCTTCCGGTTCACATTGGACGCAACGTCTGGCTCGGCGCCAGCGCATGCATCATGCCCGGCGTGACTATCGGTGACAACACCGTGATCGGAGCGGGCAGCGTGGTGACCGCGGACATCCCTGCAAACGTTGTTGCGGTGGGGAATCCGTGTCGAGTATTGCGCGAGATCAGCGATCGTGACAAAGAGTTCTACTGGCGTGATCGGCGTTTCCCGGACTCAGACGGCGCATAG
- a CDS encoding lysylphosphatidylglycerol synthase transmembrane domain-containing protein, whose translation MEQEQNAEVVRVDGPPPPKPRLTGNVKVTDSKPSRIHRKEDLGGALLALVLLLAVLSFALMGTDHTTTEEVKAVFGDHLRNLLLIPLRLAEGLFLLASPIAVTVALARKRRFDSLIAVAITALVAGLITWGLALVLPHLPEVVQATLTTPDIGLGSLIAGLTIAGTGASSRAIRLSWYGVWFLLVLEVLQDNGTLTTLFLTFLFGRMIGEVARWAFGFGDLRASPSELVEAVLNIGIIPASISRELPEGDSSIFYTWQVAEQDDFAYGDVVLPLHAAEQGQAATSDASILPTRQGTVTIGADRRYRLVGTDGVVYDLDVLDPERGITNTLSELWSTFRLSGLGRWTSPSVKAHAERTVLTTKTAMEAGTRSRRPVALSEAAGSTVLVWQSLPPVASILDEDAADDLLDQAWTQLNAAHSRGVSHQNLDGTRLLVDEDARLWIVGWDQGDVGSSLLSRQVDCAQLLTCLALSVGPQRAVASAQKHLSAPQLAATAMALQKAILPPSVRKSIGRGPLLSDLREHLASSANTAPEQLEPLRLQRFSPKSVLIAVMLVIVVVSVLGSLNIDSIGKALADANPWWILVAFVIGLTPWFGSALSLKAFSGVKIKLWDATLAQVAASFVGVAAPAGIGPAGLNLRFLTRQGMTMPVAVATVTVLQVYHFITAITLLLLIVVISGTSVASFSFDAMTILWVAAGVIALLAALFAIPKVRKWVWGKVSPIWTQIAPELTRVLANPREMVVAFVGIIIVNAGFIGAFGASLAAFGHSLSFPALAVTFLLSNTAGSVIPTPGGIGPVEAALTGGLTLAGITAAVALSTAVVFRLVTFYIQVPIGWLALRVMQKRDLV comes from the coding sequence ATGGAGCAAGAGCAGAATGCCGAGGTCGTCAGAGTTGATGGGCCTCCCCCACCGAAACCACGACTAACCGGCAACGTGAAGGTCACCGATTCCAAGCCGTCGCGGATTCACCGCAAGGAAGATCTGGGTGGAGCACTGCTCGCCCTCGTGCTACTGCTAGCTGTGCTGAGTTTCGCGCTGATGGGAACCGATCACACAACCACTGAGGAAGTTAAGGCCGTCTTCGGCGATCACCTTCGCAACCTACTACTTATTCCCCTGCGGCTGGCTGAAGGGCTGTTCCTCCTCGCCAGTCCGATTGCGGTCACCGTGGCCCTGGCCCGCAAGCGCCGCTTCGATTCTCTTATTGCAGTTGCCATTACGGCGCTAGTTGCTGGGCTCATCACGTGGGGGTTGGCTCTGGTGCTGCCCCATTTGCCCGAGGTCGTGCAGGCAACCCTAACAACCCCGGACATCGGATTAGGCTCCCTGATTGCCGGGCTGACAATCGCCGGCACGGGAGCCTCGTCGAGGGCGATCCGTTTGTCCTGGTACGGGGTGTGGTTCCTCTTGGTGTTGGAGGTGCTGCAGGACAACGGCACTTTGACCACACTTTTCCTCACGTTCCTATTTGGGCGAATGATTGGTGAGGTGGCCCGCTGGGCTTTCGGGTTTGGCGACCTGCGCGCATCGCCCTCGGAGCTGGTTGAAGCCGTCCTCAACATCGGCATCATTCCGGCAAGTATCAGCCGCGAGCTGCCAGAGGGCGACAGTTCAATCTTTTACACCTGGCAGGTCGCGGAGCAAGATGACTTTGCCTATGGAGATGTCGTACTACCCCTGCATGCCGCCGAACAGGGACAGGCCGCCACCTCGGACGCTTCCATCCTGCCGACGCGGCAAGGCACGGTGACCATTGGCGCTGATCGGCGTTATCGGCTTGTCGGCACTGACGGGGTGGTTTACGACCTCGACGTCCTCGACCCGGAGCGGGGCATCACCAACACCCTCTCAGAGCTGTGGTCCACCTTCCGCCTCTCGGGACTTGGGCGTTGGACTTCCCCGTCGGTGAAGGCTCACGCGGAACGAACAGTTCTCACTACGAAGACGGCGATGGAGGCAGGCACGCGGTCCCGACGCCCAGTTGCCCTCAGTGAGGCCGCGGGGTCAACGGTTTTGGTGTGGCAGTCCCTGCCGCCAGTGGCCAGCATCTTGGACGAGGACGCAGCAGATGACCTGCTAGACCAGGCGTGGACCCAACTGAATGCTGCGCATAGTCGTGGCGTCTCGCACCAGAACCTTGATGGGACGCGACTCCTGGTGGACGAGGACGCCCGCCTGTGGATCGTCGGTTGGGATCAGGGCGACGTGGGAAGCTCCCTGCTGAGTCGCCAGGTTGACTGCGCCCAGCTCCTCACGTGCCTGGCACTCTCCGTTGGGCCGCAACGCGCCGTTGCTTCCGCGCAGAAACACCTTTCTGCCCCGCAACTGGCCGCCACAGCCATGGCTTTGCAGAAGGCAATTCTGCCACCCAGCGTTCGTAAGAGCATCGGGCGTGGACCGTTGCTTAGTGACTTGCGTGAACACCTGGCATCCTCGGCGAACACCGCCCCAGAGCAGCTGGAACCCCTGCGTCTGCAACGCTTCAGCCCGAAGAGCGTCCTCATCGCAGTGATGCTGGTGATCGTTGTGGTGTCCGTCCTCGGCTCCCTCAACATTGACTCAATCGGTAAGGCACTGGCAGACGCCAATCCGTGGTGGATTCTGGTGGCCTTCGTGATCGGATTGACCCCGTGGTTTGGTTCAGCCCTGTCTTTGAAGGCATTCTCCGGGGTGAAGATCAAACTTTGGGATGCAACTTTGGCGCAGGTGGCGGCCTCGTTCGTCGGGGTTGCCGCGCCCGCCGGTATTGGGCCGGCAGGCCTGAACCTAAGGTTCCTGACCCGCCAGGGCATGACGATGCCGGTTGCTGTGGCAACAGTGACTGTCCTGCAGGTCTACCACTTCATCACCGCCATCACCCTGCTCCTATTAATTGTGGTCATCAGCGGCACGTCCGTGGCGTCCTTCTCTTTTGACGCCATGACGATCCTCTGGGTCGCAGCGGGGGTTATTGCCCTTCTCGCTGCTCTCTTCGCCATACCGAAGGTACGCAAATGGGTGTGGGGGAAGGTTTCACCAATCTGGACGCAGATCGCCCCGGAACTGACCCGGGTGCTCGCCAACCCACGTGAGATGGTGGTGGCATTCGTTGGCATCATCATTGTCAACGCTGGCTTCATCGGAGCGTTTGGGGCGTCGCTTGCGGCGTTCGGGCACTCCCTGAGCTTCCCTGCGCTTGCCGTGACGTTCCTGCTTTCGAACACGGCTGGTTCAGTGATCCCCACCCCAGGCGGTATCGGCCCTGTTGAAGCGGCGCTAACCGGTGGCCTCACGCTTGCAGGCATCACCGCCGCAGTCGCCCTCTCAACCGCCGTTGTCTTCAGGCTTGTCACCTTCTACATTCAGGTCCCAATCGGCTGGCTTGCGCTGCGCGTCATGCAGAAGAGGGACCTGGTGTAA
- a CDS encoding glycoside hydrolase family 32 protein: protein MKEQIEKAEAAVHELLENRKDRWYPTFHIAPLAGWMNDPNGLSFFKDRYQVYFQHNPYSPVWGPMHWGHVSSSDLVTWRREPIAFAPSVEEDKDGVFSGSAVVNDDKLYTYYTGHRWRNGVNEDEGNLQVQMMATSKDGITFDDKKMIVDSPEGLLHFRDPKVWKMGETWYMVFGACSAENRGQVWLYTSDDMEKWSFDRILFQDPDPKVFMLECPDLFPVGDKWILMYGPMGPDPVGYGSRNGHNAGYVVGNWAPGEDFEPLTNYRPGDWGHNFYAPQSFEAPDGRRILFGWMGAFTLPIVSQNEDGWSGQLTVPREVSLNEDLTWNTKPIAELDSLRVSTEDLGSFVVPTNTTQVLVEDAGPMEIELEVDLEQTTSERVGLLIHKTESGAHTFVGYDDLAQRVFIDRRLTGHCDRGYRAAPYRGGRKLNLRIFVDNGSIEVFVDGGVEAVTSFSFPLDGPRSLEISSESGPIHVDSLKIHRLRSIWETPDK, encoded by the coding sequence ATGAAAGAACAGATCGAAAAAGCCGAGGCCGCAGTTCACGAACTACTTGAGAACAGGAAGGACCGCTGGTACCCGACCTTCCACATCGCACCCCTCGCCGGGTGGATGAATGACCCCAACGGCCTGTCATTCTTCAAGGACCGCTACCAGGTGTACTTCCAGCACAACCCGTACTCACCGGTGTGGGGGCCGATGCACTGGGGTCACGTCTCCTCTTCCGACTTGGTGACGTGGCGCCGCGAACCGATCGCGTTTGCGCCCTCGGTCGAAGAGGATAAGGACGGCGTCTTCTCCGGCTCCGCCGTCGTCAACGACGACAAGCTCTACACCTATTACACCGGCCACCGCTGGCGCAACGGTGTGAATGAGGACGAGGGCAACCTTCAAGTCCAGATGATGGCCACCTCCAAAGACGGCATCACCTTTGACGACAAGAAGATGATCGTTGACTCGCCGGAGGGTCTGCTGCACTTCCGCGACCCCAAGGTGTGGAAGATGGGTGAGACCTGGTACATGGTCTTCGGTGCCTGCTCTGCGGAGAATCGTGGTCAGGTGTGGCTATACACCTCCGATGACATGGAGAAATGGAGTTTTGACAGGATCCTTTTCCAGGATCCCGATCCCAAGGTCTTCATGCTGGAGTGTCCCGACCTCTTCCCCGTCGGTGACAAGTGGATCCTCATGTACGGGCCGATGGGGCCCGACCCCGTTGGTTACGGTTCCCGCAACGGCCACAACGCCGGCTACGTCGTTGGGAACTGGGCGCCGGGGGAGGACTTTGAGCCCCTCACCAACTACCGTCCCGGAGACTGGGGGCACAACTTCTACGCCCCGCAGTCTTTCGAGGCCCCCGATGGGCGGCGGATTCTGTTCGGGTGGATGGGCGCCTTCACGCTTCCCATCGTTTCCCAGAACGAGGACGGATGGAGCGGCCAGCTAACCGTTCCACGCGAGGTGTCACTGAATGAGGACCTGACCTGGAACACCAAGCCAATCGCTGAACTTGACTCGCTGCGGGTCAGTACCGAGGACTTGGGTTCCTTCGTCGTCCCGACCAACACCACGCAGGTTCTTGTCGAGGACGCAGGGCCGATGGAGATCGAGTTGGAAGTCGACCTCGAACAAACCACTTCGGAACGCGTTGGTCTGCTGATCCACAAGACCGAGTCTGGCGCCCACACCTTTGTCGGGTACGACGACCTCGCCCAGCGTGTCTTCATCGACAGGCGCCTCACCGGCCATTGTGACCGTGGCTACCGCGCCGCGCCGTACCGTGGTGGACGCAAACTGAACCTGCGTATTTTTGTCGACAACGGTTCGATTGAGGTGTTCGTGGATGGGGGAGTCGAGGCCGTGACGTCTTTCAGTTTCCCCCTCGATGGGCCGCGCTCCCTGGAGATCTCCAGTGAATCAGGGCCGATCCACGTTGACTCGTTGAAGATTCACCGTCTGCGCTCAATCTGGGAGACGCCAGACAAGTAA
- a CDS encoding MFS transporter, whose amino-acid sequence MASNLKNRSYLQNSVAILLFFASWGIWWSFFQLWLTKPAAEGGLGFDGGQVGTIYSINSAATLVIMFFYGTVQDRLGTKRHLAILLGVIATCIGPFANFVYRPLLESNFWLGTIVGAIVLSAGFMAGAGLMEAIAERMSRLHNFEYGQARMWGSFGYALVALVAGFLFVVNPALNFWVGSAFGFALLLVQLLWKVKEPVHVLDGIEEAPSVPGIREMLGLLKMPTLWAVILFVIGSWTFYNLFDQQMFPDFYTGLFESKARGEQVYGILNSVQVFAEAAMMGIIPILMRKVGVKPALMMGVTVMALRILGCAVFTDPIIVSGVKMLHAIEVPLFILPIFRYFTLHFNPLLSATLYMVGFQIASQIGSVILSPPMGALRDAIGYQPTFFVISAIVAVAGVYAFFVLKPDDKDVLGDPFIRDGAKTDIATIAAN is encoded by the coding sequence ATGGCTTCCAACCTTAAGAACAGGTCCTACCTGCAGAACTCGGTAGCGATTCTGCTGTTTTTCGCATCGTGGGGGATCTGGTGGTCCTTCTTCCAGCTCTGGCTCACCAAACCCGCAGCCGAAGGTGGCCTCGGATTTGATGGCGGCCAGGTCGGCACCATCTACTCCATTAACTCGGCCGCAACCCTGGTGATCATGTTCTTCTACGGGACCGTGCAGGACCGCCTAGGAACTAAGCGCCACCTGGCAATCCTCCTCGGAGTGATCGCCACTTGCATCGGCCCGTTCGCCAACTTTGTTTACCGCCCCCTCCTTGAGTCCAACTTCTGGCTCGGTACCATCGTCGGTGCGATCGTCCTCTCCGCCGGGTTTATGGCAGGCGCGGGCCTCATGGAAGCCATTGCAGAACGCATGAGCCGCCTGCACAACTTCGAGTACGGCCAAGCCCGCATGTGGGGTTCGTTCGGCTACGCCCTCGTCGCTCTCGTTGCAGGATTCCTCTTCGTGGTGAACCCTGCCCTCAACTTCTGGGTTGGTTCCGCATTCGGTTTCGCGCTGCTTCTCGTCCAACTGCTGTGGAAGGTGAAGGAACCCGTCCACGTCTTGGATGGTATCGAAGAGGCCCCCTCCGTTCCCGGCATCCGGGAAATGCTCGGACTGCTGAAGATGCCGACACTGTGGGCCGTGATCCTCTTCGTTATCGGTTCGTGGACCTTCTATAACCTCTTTGACCAGCAGATGTTCCCCGACTTCTACACCGGCCTCTTCGAAAGTAAGGCGCGGGGCGAACAGGTTTACGGCATCCTCAACTCCGTGCAGGTCTTCGCTGAAGCTGCCATGATGGGCATCATCCCCATCCTCATGCGCAAGGTTGGCGTCAAGCCTGCCCTGATGATGGGCGTAACGGTCATGGCCCTGCGCATCCTGGGTTGCGCGGTTTTCACGGATCCGATCATCGTCTCCGGCGTCAAGATGCTCCACGCCATCGAGGTCCCGCTGTTTATCTTGCCGATCTTCCGCTACTTCACCTTGCACTTCAACCCGCTCCTCTCCGCCACCCTCTACATGGTTGGCTTCCAGATCGCCTCGCAGATCGGCTCCGTAATCCTCTCCCCGCCCATGGGCGCTCTACGCGACGCAATCGGCTACCAGCCCACCTTCTTTGTCATCTCCGCAATCGTTGCCGTTGCAGGTGTGTACGCCTTCTTCGTCCTCAAACCGGATGACAAAGATGTCCTCGGCGACCCGTTCATCCGGGATGGTGCCAAGACCGACATCGCCACGATCGCAGCCAACTAG
- a CDS encoding GTPase domain-containing protein: protein MKRNRQSTGMPQFATAAFADAATENRRRFGRFNLGIVGETGVGKSSLVNAVFGEARARVGVGLPVTRGVNYYHEGALGIWDFEGFEIGGGAPQLLRENLRKIAERPADEQISVVWYCVLSSAGRLTRTDIAMINELEAAGLPVIIVLTKVDWDRNPVTGKMAPSYAAETLKQWIENPRDEVGRPIIIRNRGVVLTSAVNSKGKGVGYGLSDLVERTLELSPASEKDAFRIVQTLNLGWKRDMARRDVTAATASAAAAAAVPIPIATAAVLAPIQLAMMGRVAVVYDLELRSVFSVSALAQLATQMTGRALAASLVKFIPGAGSVIDAAVASALTAATGEGWIRFCEAIYTGKVDLRSAEAVWQRYAPTAASVFAQWVAAKRTRAAR, encoded by the coding sequence GTGAAACGCAACAGGCAGTCAACGGGTATGCCGCAGTTCGCCACGGCAGCTTTTGCGGATGCCGCAACGGAGAACCGGCGGCGCTTTGGACGCTTCAACCTGGGGATTGTGGGTGAGACCGGAGTGGGGAAATCCTCCCTGGTCAACGCAGTGTTTGGGGAAGCCCGGGCGAGGGTCGGAGTTGGCCTACCGGTGACGCGAGGAGTGAACTATTATCACGAGGGCGCCCTCGGAATCTGGGACTTCGAAGGGTTCGAAATCGGTGGCGGCGCGCCCCAACTGCTCCGGGAAAACCTGCGGAAAATTGCTGAACGCCCCGCTGACGAGCAGATCTCAGTTGTTTGGTACTGCGTCCTCTCCAGCGCCGGAAGGCTCACCCGTACCGACATCGCGATGATCAACGAACTGGAGGCCGCGGGCCTGCCCGTCATCATCGTCCTCACCAAAGTCGATTGGGACCGCAACCCGGTGACCGGCAAGATGGCGCCCTCGTACGCTGCAGAAACACTGAAGCAGTGGATTGAGAATCCACGGGACGAGGTCGGAAGACCCATCATCATACGCAATCGGGGAGTCGTCCTGACCTCCGCCGTGAACAGCAAGGGGAAGGGCGTGGGGTACGGCCTCAGTGATCTCGTAGAAAGAACACTGGAACTTTCGCCCGCAAGCGAGAAGGATGCCTTTCGCATCGTCCAAACGCTCAACCTGGGGTGGAAAAGGGACATGGCGCGGCGCGATGTCACAGCCGCTACAGCGAGCGCTGCAGCTGCGGCCGCGGTTCCCATTCCCATCGCGACGGCCGCGGTCCTAGCACCCATCCAGTTGGCGATGATGGGGCGGGTTGCGGTGGTTTACGACCTCGAACTCAGGTCGGTGTTTTCCGTATCCGCCCTAGCGCAACTGGCGACCCAGATGACGGGGAGGGCGCTTGCGGCGAGTCTGGTCAAGTTCATCCCCGGGGCGGGCAGCGTCATTGACGCGGCAGTGGCCTCCGCGCTGACGGCGGCGACGGGTGAGGGGTGGATCCGGTTCTGCGAAGCGATCTACACCGGGAAGGTGGACCTGCGTTCAGCCGAGGCCGTGTGGCAACGGTACGCACCGACTGCGGCCAGTGTGTTCGCGCAGTGGGTGGCGGCGAAGAGAACGAGGGCGGCGCGGTAG
- a CDS encoding LacI family DNA-binding transcriptional regulator, with protein sequence MKKRVTLAQVAKRSGYSPTTVSLVLADRPGTRIAEATAEKIRATAAEMGYSADPRARSLRTGRSETLGFISDEVTITRYASAMIAGAVNQAQADGRVVLISESAGHTESRDEALADLLNRRVDGLLVGLMAARRIELPPSAKSVPAIIVNGSSDGLASVLPDEFAAGRDAARYLLDRGHTRIGLIGRHEDLLDPTRSVSIGRRFAGLDDAMAQAGLSFVAEQHVRDWDPAPGRIAALELLRMTELTAVVTANDRLAFGVYQAATELGLSVPKDLSIMSFDDEQLAEYLDLTTMRLPYEEMGRFAANWVGEQVSARHNPPEPNDEGEGEPGANPVGDGRASAKANPEADPEFLIPMPLVERGSVADVRPR encoded by the coding sequence ATGAAGAAGCGCGTCACCCTTGCCCAGGTTGCAAAACGTTCCGGCTACTCACCAACCACTGTCTCCCTTGTCCTTGCGGACCGCCCCGGCACGCGCATTGCCGAAGCTACCGCCGAGAAGATCCGCGCGACCGCTGCCGAGATGGGGTACTCAGCAGACCCTAGGGCACGATCGTTACGTACGGGGCGCAGTGAAACTCTGGGCTTCATCTCGGATGAGGTCACCATCACCAGGTACGCCTCCGCAATGATCGCCGGCGCGGTCAATCAAGCTCAGGCAGACGGGCGCGTCGTCCTCATCAGTGAATCGGCAGGCCACACCGAAAGTCGAGACGAGGCCCTCGCCGACCTGCTCAACCGGCGGGTCGATGGCCTACTTGTCGGCTTGATGGCAGCGCGCCGCATCGAGCTTCCACCCTCGGCCAAGTCTGTTCCCGCCATCATCGTCAATGGATCAAGTGACGGACTGGCGTCCGTACTTCCCGACGAGTTCGCGGCCGGCCGCGACGCCGCCCGATACCTCTTAGACCGCGGCCACACCCGTATCGGGCTGATTGGCCGCCATGAGGACCTTCTGGATCCGACCCGGTCGGTGTCCATTGGGCGCCGCTTCGCTGGCCTCGACGACGCAATGGCGCAAGCCGGCCTCTCTTTCGTAGCCGAACAGCATGTCCGCGACTGGGACCCTGCTCCCGGCAGGATCGCAGCCCTAGAACTGCTGCGTATGACCGAACTAACCGCGGTGGTGACCGCAAATGATCGCCTTGCCTTTGGTGTCTACCAGGCCGCAACTGAGCTGGGCTTGAGTGTCCCGAAAGACCTTTCGATCATGTCCTTTGACGACGAACAGTTGGCGGAGTACCTGGATCTCACCACAATGCGCCTCCCGTATGAAGAGATGGGACGGTTCGCCGCCAACTGGGTCGGCGAGCAGGTGTCGGCGCGACACAACCCCCCAGAACCCAACGACGAGGGCGAGGGCGAGCCCGGAGCCAACCCCGTCGGCGATGGCCGTGCCAGCGCCAAAGCTAACCCCGAGGCCGACCCCGAGTTCCTCATCCCCATGCCCCTCGTCGAGCGCGGCTCTGTCGCAGACGTACGCCCCCGGTAG
- a CDS encoding thiamine-binding protein, whose protein sequence is MIVAFSVAPSGTGRKDASVHDAVAAAVQVVRDSGLPNRTTSMFTELEGTWDEVFAVVKAATEAVEPFGSRVSLVLKADIRPGYEGEIDAKVERLEKALGERED, encoded by the coding sequence ATGATCGTCGCATTCTCCGTCGCCCCGTCAGGAACCGGCCGCAAGGACGCCTCCGTCCACGACGCCGTCGCAGCAGCCGTGCAGGTGGTTCGGGATTCGGGCCTGCCCAACCGCACCACCAGCATGTTCACAGAGTTGGAGGGCACCTGGGACGAAGTCTTCGCCGTCGTCAAGGCCGCCACCGAAGCCGTAGAACCGTTTGGCAGCCGCGTTTCCCTGGTCCTCAAAGCTGACATCCGCCCGGGGTACGAGGGCGAAATCGACGCCAAGGTCGAACGCCTCGAAAAGGCGCTGGGCGAGAGAGAAGACTAA